One genomic window of Pseudomonas aeruginosa includes the following:
- a CDS encoding beta-ketoacyl-ACP synthase III — protein sequence MHKAVISGTGLYTPPYSISNDELVESFNTFVRQYNDQHAEAIAKGELEALAESSSAFIEKASGIKSRFVMNKEGILDPQRMVPYLPERSNDEWSILCEMAVAAAREALQRAGRSAADIDGVIVACSNLQRAYPAIAVEVQAALGIQGYGYDMNVACSSATFGIQAATTAIQTGQARAILMVNPEICTGHLNFRDRDSHFIFGDACTAVIVERADLAVSKHQFDIVSTRLLTQFSNNIRNNFGFLNRADESGIGKRDKLFVQEGRKVFKDVCPMVAELIGEHLAANEIQVAEVKRFWLHQANLNMNLLITRKLLGRDAEAHEAPVILDSYANTSSAGSVIALHKHQDDLPSGAIGVLSSFGAGYSIGSVILRKH from the coding sequence GTGCATAAAGCCGTCATCAGCGGAACCGGTCTTTATACTCCGCCCTACAGCATCTCCAACGATGAGCTGGTGGAGAGCTTCAATACCTTCGTGCGCCAGTACAACGACCAGCACGCCGAGGCCATCGCCAAGGGCGAACTGGAGGCGCTGGCCGAGTCCAGCTCGGCGTTCATCGAGAAGGCGTCCGGCATCAAGAGCCGCTTCGTGATGAACAAGGAAGGCATCCTCGACCCGCAGCGCATGGTTCCGTACCTTCCCGAGCGCAGCAACGACGAGTGGTCGATCCTCTGCGAGATGGCCGTGGCCGCCGCCAGGGAGGCGCTGCAGCGTGCCGGCCGCAGCGCCGCCGACATCGACGGGGTGATCGTCGCCTGCTCCAACCTGCAGCGCGCCTACCCGGCGATCGCGGTGGAGGTGCAGGCCGCGCTGGGCATCCAGGGCTACGGCTACGACATGAACGTGGCCTGCTCCTCGGCCACCTTCGGTATCCAGGCCGCCACCACCGCGATCCAGACCGGCCAGGCGCGGGCGATCCTGATGGTCAACCCGGAGATCTGCACCGGCCACCTGAACTTCCGCGACCGCGACAGCCACTTCATCTTCGGCGACGCCTGCACCGCGGTGATCGTCGAGCGCGCCGACCTGGCCGTGTCGAAGCACCAGTTCGACATCGTCAGCACCAGGCTGCTGACCCAGTTCTCCAACAACATCCGCAACAACTTCGGCTTCCTCAACCGCGCCGACGAGAGCGGTATCGGCAAGCGCGACAAGCTGTTCGTCCAGGAAGGCCGCAAGGTGTTCAAGGATGTCTGCCCGATGGTCGCCGAGCTGATCGGCGAGCACCTGGCGGCCAATGAAATCCAGGTCGCCGAGGTCAAGCGCTTCTGGCTGCACCAGGCCAACCTGAACATGAACCTGCTGATCACCCGCAAGCTGCTCGGCCGCGACGCCGAGGCGCACGAGGCGCCGGTGATCCTCGACAGCTACGCGAATACCAGTTCCGCCGGCTCGGTGATCGCCCTGCACAAGCACCAGGACGACCTGCCCAGCGGCGCCATCGGGGTGCTCAGCTCGTTCGGCGCCGGTTACTCGATCGGTAGCGTGATCCTGCGTAAACACTGA
- a CDS encoding RNA polymerase sigma factor: MAAPTDAELLPRLLAGEQRAFRELVGAYQGAMRAVAWAIIGRSHTEEVVQDAWLAAVRGLDGFQGRSSLKTWLLTITANTAKSRLRQVRREVFLDDLPGPHGTVDDQRFAADGHWSQPPHAWHEDSPEALLAEGELRDCLDKTLNGLSELQRSVLTLRERQGLELEEIRDLLDITLSNVRVLLHRARLKVFATLEHFEETGQC, translated from the coding sequence GTGGCGGCGCCTACCGACGCCGAGCTGCTGCCGCGCCTGCTGGCCGGCGAGCAGCGAGCCTTCCGCGAGCTGGTTGGCGCCTACCAGGGCGCCATGCGGGCCGTGGCCTGGGCGATCATCGGCAGATCGCATACCGAGGAAGTGGTGCAGGACGCCTGGCTCGCGGCGGTTCGCGGGCTGGACGGGTTCCAGGGGCGTTCGAGCCTGAAGACCTGGCTGCTGACCATTACCGCCAATACCGCCAAGAGCCGCTTGCGCCAGGTTCGCCGGGAAGTTTTCCTCGACGACCTGCCGGGGCCCCATGGTACGGTGGATGACCAGCGCTTTGCCGCCGACGGTCACTGGAGCCAGCCGCCGCACGCCTGGCACGAGGATTCGCCGGAAGCCCTGCTCGCCGAGGGCGAACTGCGCGATTGCCTGGACAAGACCCTCAACGGTCTGTCCGAGCTGCAGCGCAGCGTGCTGACCCTGCGCGAACGCCAGGGCTTGGAGCTGGAGGAAATCCGTGATCTCCTGGATATCACGCTTTCCAATGTCCGGGTGCTGCTGCATCGCGCCCGCCTGAAGGTCTTCGCCACCCTGGAGCATTTCGAGGAGACCGGCCAATGCTGA
- a CDS encoding anti-sigma factor family protein, whose protein sequence is MLSCKELVARSSDFLDGQLDFRGQLAVRSHLLMCRHCRRFIRQMRLTQATVRHLPEGPGPELDRLAAHLSELRKDAARR, encoded by the coding sequence ATGCTGAGTTGCAAGGAACTGGTCGCCCGGTCCAGCGACTTTCTCGATGGGCAACTGGACTTCCGCGGACAACTGGCGGTGCGCAGCCACCTGCTCATGTGCCGGCATTGCCGGCGCTTCATCCGCCAGATGCGCCTGACCCAGGCGACCGTGCGCCATCTGCCGGAAGGGCCGGGGCCGGAACTCGACCGTCTGGCCGCGCATCTCTCCGAATTGCGCAAGGACGCCGCGCGGCGCTGA
- a CDS encoding DUF692 domain-containing protein yields MQREFVSGAGLGLRRALLEPLGAGDEVRVDFLEVAPENWIGIGGRLGRQFRELTERLPFLCHGLSLNLGGYAPLDMSLLRAIKGFIEQHDIRAYSEHLSACADDGQLYDLMPLPFSDESVRRVAERVRVVQDVLERPLIVENVSAYARLPGELEEVDFVRAVLEEADCQLLLDVNNVYVNACNFGFDAHAYIAAMPSRRIAYLHMAGHDEQGASLKIDTHGAPVCDPVWELLAHAYACHGERPTLLERDFNLPPLSELYAETDRIRELQRRSGEAQLRSLGYGT; encoded by the coding sequence ATGCAACGGGAATTCGTCAGCGGCGCCGGGCTAGGCCTGCGTCGCGCGCTGCTGGAGCCGCTCGGCGCCGGCGATGAGGTCCGGGTCGACTTCCTCGAGGTCGCCCCGGAGAACTGGATCGGCATCGGCGGCCGTCTCGGCCGCCAGTTCCGCGAGCTGACCGAGCGCCTGCCGTTCCTCTGCCATGGTCTGTCTCTCAACCTCGGCGGCTACGCCCCGCTGGACATGTCGTTGCTGCGCGCGATCAAGGGTTTCATCGAGCAGCATGACATCCGTGCCTACAGCGAGCACCTGTCGGCCTGCGCCGACGACGGCCAGCTCTACGACCTGATGCCGCTACCGTTCAGCGACGAATCGGTGCGCCGGGTCGCCGAACGGGTCCGGGTGGTACAGGACGTCCTCGAGCGGCCGTTGATCGTCGAGAACGTCTCGGCGTATGCGCGCTTGCCGGGCGAGCTGGAAGAGGTCGATTTCGTCCGCGCGGTACTGGAGGAAGCCGATTGCCAATTGCTGCTGGACGTCAACAACGTCTACGTCAACGCCTGCAACTTCGGTTTCGACGCACACGCCTACATCGCCGCGATGCCCAGCCGGAGGATCGCCTACCTGCACATGGCCGGGCACGACGAACAGGGCGCCAGCCTGAAGATCGACACCCATGGCGCGCCGGTCTGCGATCCGGTCTGGGAACTGCTGGCACATGCCTATGCCTGCCATGGCGAACGCCCGACGCTGCTGGAGCGCGATTTCAACCTCCCGCCACTGAGCGAGCTGTATGCCGAAACCGATCGCATCCGCGAGCTGCAGCGGCGCAGCGGTGAAGCGCAACTGCGCAGCCTGGGGTACGGCACATGA
- a CDS encoding DNA-binding domain-containing protein — translation MNHTTLQRRFAARIRDPQQALPPGIATERMAIYEELFFNNLDGFISSGFPVLRQLFDEPRWHRLVRAFMREHRCRTPYFSQLGEEFIGWLQDGYRAEEGDPPFLLELAHYEWVELALSLAEAPVETLPQAWSWSPLAWPLAYRWPVHRLGPSHRPMEPPAEPTCLLVWRDPAERVRFLHLSPFAYRLAQRLSEEGEAPVALLPLLRELAGSCGLSADVEYFENAFALLEDWHAQGILMGEGALE, via the coding sequence ATGAACCACACGACCTTGCAACGGCGTTTCGCCGCACGTATCCGCGATCCGCAGCAGGCCTTGCCGCCCGGCATCGCGACGGAGCGCATGGCGATCTACGAGGAACTGTTCTTCAACAACCTGGACGGTTTCATCAGTAGCGGTTTCCCGGTCCTGCGCCAGTTGTTCGACGAGCCGCGCTGGCATCGCCTGGTGCGTGCCTTCATGCGCGAGCATCGCTGCCGCACACCGTACTTCAGCCAATTGGGCGAGGAGTTCATCGGCTGGCTGCAGGACGGCTACCGTGCGGAGGAGGGCGATCCGCCCTTCCTGCTGGAGCTGGCTCACTACGAGTGGGTCGAGCTGGCCCTGTCGCTGGCCGAGGCGCCTGTCGAGACGCTGCCGCAGGCCTGGTCGTGGTCGCCACTGGCCTGGCCGCTGGCCTATCGCTGGCCGGTCCATCGCCTGGGGCCGAGCCATCGGCCGATGGAGCCGCCGGCCGAGCCGACCTGCCTGCTGGTCTGGCGCGATCCGGCGGAGCGGGTGCGCTTCCTGCACCTGTCGCCATTCGCCTATCGCCTCGCGCAGCGCCTGAGCGAGGAGGGCGAGGCGCCGGTGGCGCTGCTGCCGTTGTTGCGCGAGTTGGCCGGAAGCTGCGGCCTGAGCGCCGACGTGGAGTATTTCGAAAATGCCTTCGCCTTGCTGGAGGACTGGCACGCCCAGGGCATCCTCATGGGCGAGGGCGCTCTGGAGTGA
- a CDS encoding DoxX family protein: protein MKTVFLRLQHALDVTRRADFLAPLALRLYLAPVFWMAGSQKLADMPATIEWFGNPDWGLGLPFPELLAWLAALSEAGGAVLLLCGLAVRWISLPLMVTMLVAIFAVHWPNGWQAIADPSAPFANAQVLEAGEKLARAREILREYGNYDWLTSSGSFAIVNNGIEFAATYLVMLLALFFGGAGKWLSADFWIARKLR from the coding sequence ATGAAGACTGTCTTCCTGCGTTTACAGCATGCCCTCGACGTCACCCGTCGAGCGGATTTCCTCGCCCCGCTGGCGCTGCGCCTGTACCTGGCGCCGGTGTTCTGGATGGCCGGCAGCCAGAAGCTGGCGGACATGCCGGCCACCATCGAGTGGTTCGGCAATCCCGACTGGGGACTCGGCCTGCCGTTTCCCGAACTGCTGGCCTGGCTCGCCGCGCTGAGCGAGGCCGGTGGCGCCGTGTTGCTGTTGTGCGGCCTGGCCGTGCGCTGGATCAGCCTGCCGCTGATGGTGACCATGCTGGTAGCGATCTTCGCCGTGCACTGGCCGAACGGCTGGCAGGCGATCGCCGATCCGTCCGCGCCGTTCGCCAACGCCCAGGTGCTGGAGGCTGGCGAGAAGCTGGCGCGAGCCCGGGAAATCCTGCGCGAATACGGCAACTACGACTGGCTGACGTCGAGCGGAAGCTTCGCCATCGTCAACAACGGCATCGAGTTCGCCGCGACCTACCTGGTGATGTTGCTCGCGCTGTTCTTCGGCGGCGCCGGCAAGTGGCTTTCTGCTGACTTCTGGATTGCTCGAAAATTGCGCTGA
- the oprO gene encoding outer membrane porin OprO, which produces MIRKHSLGFVASALALAVSAQAFAGTVTTDGADIVIKTKGGLEVATTDKEFSFKLGGRLQADYSRFDGFYTKNGNTADAAYFRRAFIELGGTAYKDWKYQINFDLSHNTGSSDNGYFDEASVTYTGFNPVNLKFGRFDPDFGLEKATSSKWVTAPERNAAYELADWINTHQDGMGAQVNSTLADMAYLSAGVSAKDADDSDGDSVKQFNFRGVFAPMHEAGNVLHVGVNYAYRDLDDTAFDSRIRPRLGMRGIATSGGNDAGDNGNRATFGGVSNSPAGSYKDDSVWGLEGAWAMGPFSAQAEYLARKLKADDNAYKDIKAKGYYAQLAYTLTGESRQYKLEGAKFDSVKPENKEIGAWEVFYRYDNIKVEDDNVVADTATREVGDTKAKAHNLGVNWYVNDAVKISAAYVKAKTDKITNNNGDDDGDGFVTRLQYVF; this is translated from the coding sequence ATGATCCGTAAGCACTCGCTCGGCTTCGTTGCCAGCGCTCTGGCTCTGGCCGTATCTGCCCAGGCGTTCGCCGGCACCGTGACCACCGACGGCGCCGATATCGTGATCAAGACCAAGGGCGGCCTCGAAGTCGCCACCACCGACAAGGAATTCAGCTTCAAGCTGGGCGGTCGCCTGCAGGCCGACTACAGCCGTTTCGACGGTTTCTATACCAAGAATGGCAACACCGCCGACGCCGCCTACTTCCGCCGCGCCTTCATCGAACTCGGCGGAACCGCATACAAGGACTGGAAATACCAGATCAACTTCGACCTGTCGCACAACACCGGCAGCTCCGACAACGGCTATTTCGACGAAGCTTCGGTCACCTACACCGGCTTCAACCCGGTCAACCTGAAGTTCGGTCGCTTCGACCCCGACTTCGGCCTGGAAAAGGCCACCAGCTCCAAGTGGGTGACCGCTCCCGAGCGTAACGCCGCCTACGAACTGGCCGACTGGATCAACACCCACCAGGACGGCATGGGCGCCCAGGTCAACTCGACCCTCGCCGACATGGCCTACCTGTCCGCCGGCGTATCCGCCAAGGACGCCGACGACAGCGACGGCGACAGCGTCAAGCAGTTCAACTTCCGCGGCGTGTTCGCGCCGATGCACGAAGCCGGCAATGTTCTGCATGTCGGCGTGAACTATGCCTACCGCGACCTCGACGACACCGCCTTCGACTCGCGCATCCGTCCGCGCCTGGGCATGCGCGGCATCGCCACCAGCGGCGGCAACGACGCCGGTGACAACGGCAACCGCGCGACCTTCGGCGGTGTCTCCAACTCGCCGGCCGGTTCCTACAAGGACGATAGCGTCTGGGGCCTGGAAGGCGCCTGGGCGATGGGCCCGTTCTCGGCCCAGGCCGAATACCTGGCACGCAAGCTGAAGGCCGATGACAACGCCTACAAGGACATCAAGGCCAAGGGTTACTACGCGCAACTGGCCTACACCCTGACCGGCGAGTCCCGCCAGTACAAGCTGGAAGGTGCCAAGTTCGACTCCGTCAAGCCGGAAAACAAGGAAATCGGCGCCTGGGAAGTGTTCTACCGCTACGACAACATCAAGGTGGAAGACGACAACGTGGTCGCCGATACCGCCACTCGCGAAGTCGGCGACACCAAGGCCAAGGCCCACAACCTGGGCGTGAACTGGTACGTCAACGATGCGGTGAAGATCAGCGCGGCCTACGTCAAGGCGAAGACCGACAAGATCACCAACAACAATGGCGACGATGACGGCGACGGCTTCGTGACCCGTTTGCAGTACGTGTTCTAA
- the oprP gene encoding outer membrane porin OprP, translating into MIRRHSCKGVGSSVAWSLLGLAISAQSLAGTVTTDGADIVIKTKGGLEVATTDKEFSFKLGGRLQADYGRFDGYYTNNGNTADAAYFRRAYLEFGGTVYRDWKYQINYDLSRNVGNDSAGYFDEASVTYTGFNPVNLKFGRFYTDFGLEKATSSKWVTALERNLTYDIADWVNDNVGTGIQASSVVGGMAFLSGSVFSENNNDTDGDSVKRYNLRGVFAPLHEPGNVVHLGLQYAYRDLEDSAVDTRIRPRMGMRGVSTNGGNDAGSNGNRGLFGGSSAVEGLWKDDSVWGLEGAWALGAFSAQAEYLRRTVKAERDREDLKASGYYAQLAYTLTGEPRLYKLDGAKFDTIKPENKEIGAWELFYRYDSIKVEDDNIVVDSATREVGDAKGKTHTLGVNWYANEAVKVSANYVKAKTDKISNANGDDSGDGLVMRLQYVF; encoded by the coding sequence ATGATTCGCAGACACTCGTGCAAAGGGGTGGGGAGCAGTGTTGCCTGGAGTTTGCTGGGCCTGGCGATTTCCGCGCAGAGCCTGGCCGGGACCGTGACCACCGACGGTGCCGACATCGTGATCAAGACCAAGGGCGGCCTCGAAGTCGCCACCACCGACAAGGAATTCAGCTTCAAGCTCGGCGGCCGCCTGCAGGCCGACTACGGCCGCTTCGACGGCTACTACACGAACAACGGCAATACCGCCGATGCCGCCTACTTCCGCCGCGCCTACCTGGAGTTCGGCGGCACCGTCTACCGGGACTGGAAGTACCAGATCAACTACGACCTGTCGCGCAACGTCGGCAACGACAGCGCCGGCTACTTTGACGAAGCTTCGGTCACCTATACCGGCTTCAACCCGGTCAACCTGAAGTTCGGCCGCTTCTACACCGACTTCGGCCTGGAAAAGGCCACCAGCTCCAAATGGGTCACCGCGCTGGAGCGCAACCTCACCTACGACATCGCCGACTGGGTCAACGACAACGTCGGTACCGGTATCCAGGCCAGCTCGGTGGTGGGCGGCATGGCTTTCCTCTCGGGCAGCGTGTTCAGCGAGAACAACAACGATACCGACGGCGACAGCGTCAAGCGCTACAACCTGCGCGGCGTGTTCGCGCCGCTGCACGAGCCGGGCAACGTGGTGCACCTGGGCCTGCAATACGCCTATCGCGACCTGGAGGACAGCGCGGTGGATACCCGGATCCGCCCGCGCATGGGCATGCGCGGCGTCTCCACCAATGGCGGCAACGATGCCGGCAGCAATGGCAACCGCGGTCTGTTCGGCGGCAGTTCGGCAGTCGAGGGGCTGTGGAAGGACGACTCGGTCTGGGGCCTGGAAGGCGCCTGGGCGCTGGGTGCCTTCTCGGCCCAGGCCGAGTACCTGCGGCGCACGGTCAAGGCCGAGCGCGACCGCGAGGATCTCAAGGCCTCCGGCTATTACGCGCAACTGGCCTACACCCTCACCGGCGAGCCGCGCCTCTACAAGCTGGACGGCGCCAAGTTCGACACCATCAAGCCGGAGAACAAGGAAATCGGCGCCTGGGAGCTGTTCTACCGCTACGACTCGATCAAGGTCGAGGATGACAACATCGTCGTCGACAGCGCCACCCGCGAGGTCGGCGACGCCAAGGGCAAGACCCATACCCTGGGCGTCAACTGGTACGCCAACGAGGCGGTGAAGGTTTCCGCCAACTACGTCAAGGCGAAGACCGACAAGATCAGCAATGCCAACGGCGACGATAGCGGCGATGGCCTGGTGATGCGCCTGCAGTACGTGTTCTGA
- a CDS encoding SDR family oxidoreductase: protein MQNRMMITGAGSGLGREIALRWARDGWRLALADVNEAGLAESLKLVREAGGDGFTQRCDVRDYSQLTALAQSCEEKFGGIDVIVNNAGVASGGFFGELSLEDWDWQIAINLMGVVKGCKAFLPLLERSKGKIVNIASMAALMQGPAMSNYNVAKAGVVALSESLLVELALVEVGVHVVCPSFFQTNLLDSFRGPSPEMKHQVGKLLESSPISAADIADYIHAEVAKGSFLILPHEQARMAWRIKQQNPQAIYDEMTAMAGKMQAKRQRQA from the coding sequence ATGCAAAACCGCATGATGATCACCGGTGCCGGCTCCGGGCTGGGGCGCGAAATCGCCCTGCGCTGGGCGCGTGACGGCTGGCGCCTGGCGCTGGCCGACGTCAACGAGGCCGGCCTGGCGGAAAGCCTGAAACTGGTGCGCGAGGCGGGTGGCGATGGCTTCACCCAGCGTTGCGACGTACGCGACTACAGTCAACTGACCGCGCTGGCGCAGAGCTGCGAGGAGAAGTTCGGCGGCATCGACGTCATCGTCAACAACGCCGGGGTGGCCTCCGGCGGCTTCTTCGGCGAGTTGTCCCTGGAGGACTGGGACTGGCAGATCGCGATCAACCTGATGGGCGTGGTCAAGGGCTGCAAGGCCTTCCTGCCGTTGCTGGAGCGAAGCAAGGGCAAGATCGTCAACATCGCCTCGATGGCGGCGTTGATGCAGGGCCCGGCGATGAGCAACTACAACGTGGCCAAGGCCGGGGTGGTGGCGCTTTCGGAAAGCCTGCTGGTAGAGCTGGCGCTGGTCGAGGTCGGCGTCCATGTGGTCTGCCCTTCGTTCTTCCAGACCAACCTGCTGGACTCTTTCCGCGGCCCGAGCCCCGAGATGAAGCACCAGGTCGGCAAGTTGCTGGAGAGTTCGCCGATCAGCGCCGCCGACATCGCCGACTACATCCACGCCGAAGTGGCCAAGGGCAGTTTCCTGATCCTGCCCCACGAGCAGGCGCGGATGGCCTGGAGGATCAAGCAGCAGAATCCCCAGGCGATCTATGACGAGATGACCGCGATGGCCGGCAAGATGCAGGCCAAGCGTCAGCGCCAGGCCTGA
- a CDS encoding YnfA family protein — translation MINYFWFVLAAFCEIAGCYAFYLWLRLGKSALWVLPGLLSLTLFALLLTRVEASYAGRAYAAYGGIYVAASLFWLAFVERSRPLWSDWLGVALCVVGASVVLFGPRLSQ, via the coding sequence GTGATCAACTACTTCTGGTTCGTCCTCGCGGCGTTCTGCGAGATCGCCGGCTGCTACGCTTTCTATCTCTGGCTGCGGCTGGGCAAGAGCGCCCTGTGGGTGCTGCCCGGCCTGCTCAGCCTGACCCTGTTCGCCTTGCTGCTGACCCGCGTGGAGGCCAGCTACGCCGGCCGCGCCTATGCCGCCTATGGCGGCATCTACGTCGCCGCGTCGCTGTTCTGGCTGGCTTTCGTCGAGCGCTCGCGGCCGCTATGGAGCGACTGGCTGGGCGTGGCCTTGTGCGTGGTCGGTGCCAGCGTCGTGCTGTTCGGCCCGCGCCTGTCTCAGTGA